Below is a genomic region from Prolixibacteraceae bacterium.
CGCTAGATTAAAAAAAGAGGGACTATTAGAGCGGAATAGTACGATGGAGAAACCTTGGTGTTTTCAGAATATTGCTGTGATCTCATCAGAGCATGCTGCTGGATATCAGGATTTCGTGGATCAGGTGGTTCGAAATCGTTATGGTTTCTCATGTAAGATAACTCTTTTTCAGGCTTTACTTCAAGGCGAGAATGCGGAGGCAAGCATTCTTGAGGCATTGGATAATATATCTAATCATACAGAAGAATTTGATGGATTAGTGATCATTCGAGGTGGAGGATCGCAGATTGATCTGTCGGTCTTTGATTCATATTCTATTTCTAAGATTATTGCATTATGGCCCGTTCCTGTGATTACTGGGATAGGGCATACTAGGGATATCTCTGTGGTAGATCAAGTGGTCGCAATACCGATGAAGACTCCTACTGCTGTTGCCGATTACATTATCGAACGGATGCTTATTGTGTATGAAAAGCTAAATCTTGCTGCCCATAGATTCTCTGTTCGTATCAAGAAAGTGTTAGAGAAAGAGCATCAGCTTCAACAGCGATTATCTTATAATTTGCGCCATACACTTTTAGAAGAGAGAGGGCGTCGAAGAGATAAACAGTATAAATTATTTCAATCATTTCAGCTTAAAACGACCGATATTCTAAGACGTAATGACCGCCAATTAGATCATCTAAATATTGGAATAAGGAGTGCCGCAAAGCATAATATAATCAATAAAGATCATGCGATTTCTCGGTTTCGTCATCAATTATCTACATTTTGTAAAATAGATTTGTTGAAAAAAGAGGAGGAGTGGAAAACGTTTTATAAGACTTTAAATTCACTGGTTGATAATAGCATAAATAGTAATAAAACAAAATTAGGCTATTGGGAGCAGATTGTTAGATCTTATGATCCTCATAAAATACTCAAAAGAGGTTACGCCTTTGTGAAAAAAGATGGGGTATTGGTATCTTCTACTACTGAGTTGTGTCCCGAGGATAGGATCGAGACTGTTTTCCATGATTTTGTTTTATATAGTAAGGTTGTTGAAAAGAAATAATAACGATATGGTTGATAATAAAAGTTATAAAGAATCTATAGAGGAGATAAAATCTATACTGGAAAAGATAGAAAACGACGAATATGATGTCGATGTTTTGGTAGAAAAGGTGAAGTATGTATCTAATTTAATAAAGCATTGCAAGTCTAAGTTGAAACAGTCTGAAACAGAAATTGATAATATTTTATCCTCAATTGAAATGGAGTAGATTTATATTTTGATATTTAGAGATATGATATTTTTTTTATAGAGGTAAAAATTTTCATAGATTACTAGAACTATTCCACTATTTATGTGTTACTTTTATATGCGACTATATATTAGTTGAATATATATAGATGAATAGTTAATGTAATTTATATAAGTAATTTTAATATCATGTCTGTCTCAAAAATTGATTTTAAAATTGGCGACTTGCACTTTCAGTGTGAGGGGGAAAATGATTGGGTGAATTCTCAATTAGATAAGGTGCTAGAAAAGGCACCTGATCTTTTGAGTAAGCAGTCTAGTTCAATCGCTCCACCTCCAGTCAAAAGTCATAGCGTTCAATTGTCTAAAGGTGTTGAAACACCCACTGTTAAGATGACGAATAGTGTCGCATCTTCAACGGAACAAACAACAACTGCTGTAGTTGGAGGAAATAGATCTCGCAAGAGAGGAAGGCCATCTAAACAAGCTGCTATAGAGATTACTTCAAACCACCCTTTGGTTGGATATCTAGAACGTCATGATGCTTTAGATAATCAAGTAAGACGATTTTTGGCCACGGCTACATTCTTAATGAGTGGTGGCGTAGAGATGCTTACTACTACGATGGTTGCTACCCTACTTGAAGAATCAGGGCTGCCTAAACTATCTAATGCCAGTGATTGTTTAAATAAGAATGAAAAGAAAGGGTACTGTTTAAAACAGGGCAAAATGTTTGTCATTACCCAAGAAGGCGTAAGATCTATTCAAGAAGGATAGTAACGAATTATAATGATAAATGAGCAGTTTCTTAGAAGAGGAGCTGCTTTTTTATGCTTATAACTGAACAAAACTGAATGATAGTCTGTTAGAGTAGCAAAATGTTGTCTTATTAAAATAAACGATATGAAAAAGTTACTCGTATTTACTCTTTTAGTTATATCCTCTCTGCCACTTGTAGCTCAGGAGATAGAGGAAGAATCATTCTTTATAATTTTCGAAGAAGACCAAAAGATGGCACAGATAGCCAATAATCCTGTTGCTTTTGCCTATAAACTATATTTCCAGAATGTATTGACATTTGGGGATCATGATCAGAATACACTCTATACCAATTTTGTTGCTCCGATCTATATCAATGAGCATGTAAATTTCATTAATCGTGTTATGATTCCATTGGAAACAAGGAATTTTTCAAATACGGGTACAGAGACATCATTGGGTAATATTCAATATATGGGTCTGTTCACCTACAAAGATGGTTGGGATATCGGAAATGGTAATTTTACTGTGGGTGTTGGTCCTAGCGTCGTATTTAACAGCAATACGTTTGATGATACCGAGATAGCTGGAGATGACAATTGGGCGCTTGGAGCTTCTCTTTTGGGTGTTTATAGGACTAAATCTTTCTTGGGTCTAATCAGTGCAACTCCAAATTGGGGTATTTCAGGTGATAAAGCAACCACTATGATGATCCAATACTCGTTGGGATATTACTTCAGAAATGGTATGTCTATCGTATCGTCTCCTATTATTCTTTATAATGATGCACTTCCTGATGGAGATAATTGGATTGTTCCATTTGGTTTAGGTGTAGGACATCAGTTTGCTATCAAAGAGAAGATTCCAATGAACGTAAGTTTTGGGGTAAATTATAATGCTATTCGTCCTGATTCAATGGATGACCAAAAATGGCAATTCCAAGTAAACTTACTATTCTTGTTGCCTAGTCCTGCTTTAGGAAAGGCTGTACGTTACTACAACTAAAATAACCATGAATATAAAAAAGGCTGCTTTCAAAAGAAGGCAGCCTATTGTTGTGTACTATTTGATGATATTGAGTTGTTTTAACTCATTGATGTTCAGTGATGGTGATTTGTTCTCGCTAATCTTCTTTGCCACGAGTGTTCCTGCATTTAGGGCATCATCATAGCTTTCAAAAGGTTGGCGCCCCGGAATCGCCGGGATGTAGGGTTGTTCAATATAGCAGTGGTCGTCGATCATGATTTTGTAACCATATCCACCCTCCACCTTTTCCACTTTTACCGAAATGTTGTGAAGTGTATCGTCTTGCTTATTGATAATTTTTTTCCCTACTACAATAGAGATGATGGTTGCAAGCAGTAGGACAATAATAAGTTTTCTTCTCTGCTTCATATCAATTCTCTTTTTTAGTTATCTTCTGATTCGATCTCAGCCCAAGGTTGGAATTTCCAGATATCATCGAAATCATAACTACCATTCGATCCTAGAGCTATATACCCCTGGTTATTCAGGGTAAAGGCCACTGCGTTTTCACGAGGTGTCCCTTCAAAGTCTTCTTTCTCGTCCCAGTCATCTTCTGCTGCATTATACATCCAGATGTCATTCTGAATACCGCTATTATAACCAAGGCCTACATAAGCAATGCCGTCCATGACAAATGAGATAGCATTCTTTCTCATCACAGCGATATTCTCTAATTCGTTATCGTCCCAATCCAAGTCTCTTTTCTTTATCCAAGCGTCGTTGGTTGCATCATACGCATAGACATCTTTTGCAGCTTGTCCATTGCTATAACCAGTTAATACATAGCCAAGACCATTAAGAACAAATGCTGTGGCTCCTTGACGTTTACTACCACCTGAACCTCCATTTGGATCAGATCCCAAACTAGCTACTTGTGACCACTGTTGTGCTTGTGTGTCGAATTTGTAGAAATCTTTTTGATCTTTTCCATCATATCCAGTTCCTACAAAACCATTACTTCCAATAGTAAATGCAACAGCACTATTACGAGCGGAACCAATGAAATCACCTATCTGTGTCCACTGTCCACTGTTTGTATCATATTTATAGAAATCGTTCAACCTATAGTCTCCATCCCATCCAGTACCTACATAACCACTACCATTAGCAGCGAATGCTACAGCACCTGTACGTGGTACGCCTGGAAAGTCTTCTATCTGTGTCCAATTATTTTTATCCGGATTGTACACCCAAAAGTCTTTCAGATAACCATCAGCATAACCATCATTGTTTCTATCGTCGTCTCCAAATCCGAGACCAACATATGCTTTATTGTCTATAGTAAATGAGACAGAATTACCACGAGCAAGACCGTCAAAGTCAGACATTCTCACCCAGTTTCCATACAAATCATCATCGTCATTATTACACGATGCGAAGCCAACTACAATGATTAAACCAAGTATCCATTTAAGGTTTGCAATCTTCATTCTTTTCATATTATGAGGTGTATTATTTTGACGCTAAGATACTTGTGGTGTTCATTTGCTGAGAACAAAACGGATATAAAACGGGGTATTATCAATCAAGAATATCATTTTATCTACCAAAGCGTATTTCTATTCAAAATTACATATGTCGACGATAAATATGCTTTCGTAGATAAAATATGGTCTTTGTTAGATACTCAAAATAGGCTTGTTTAAAATGTTTCGAGGGTGGGGTTATCCTTAATATTTTTGGTCGGAATGAACTATTCTACTTCAGTGGCACTTAGTATAAGAAGGTTAAGATTAGTAGGTGGTAAATATTCATTAGAATTTAATCATATTGGAAATGCAAAGAAAGAATTCAATATTCAAAGCTCTATTTATATTTCTTATTTTTTCGTTATCTCTATCTTCATGTATGGATGACGGAATGGGGTATGAGCTTGGGGATGATTTGGTAGATGATGATTCAAGGGTGGTAATGATCGATACGGTTGCCATTGATGTCTCTACTTTCATGCTCGATTCATTGGTAACAACAAATACCGAGAGAGTTACTGTCGGTAATTTGATCGATCCAATGGTTGGAACCACAACGACTCAAACACGAGTGCAGTTTATCTGTAACTTCTATCCTGCCATGGAGTCTACTGCTGAATTTGACTCTATCACTATGATTTTACATTCTGATGGCTACTTTTATGGAGACACGCTATCGATGCAAGATGTTGAAGTATATCCATTGGATGAGTATCTAGATCCTGACGACTACAGTAATGATGCCTCTACCTTCTATAATACCAATACGATCTATTACGATCCACAAAAGTTATTAGGAAAGAAAGTATTTCGTCCCTCTTTCCGCAAAGATTCGACCCTCTCTATACCTCTTGATAAAGAGTTAGGGAAACG
It encodes:
- the xseA gene encoding exodeoxyribonuclease VII large subunit gives rise to the protein MKEGVRLSQVLGFVENVISTSFKSPFWLNCELSEVKVNSRGHCFVQLVEKDNDSDKIVAKSSGIIWATSYTSLERKFSEATGQSIGPGVKVLLRVQVDFKALHGLNFQIQDIDPSYTLGEIERRRRETIARLKKEGLLERNSTMEKPWCFQNIAVISSEHAAGYQDFVDQVVRNRYGFSCKITLFQALLQGENAEASILEALDNISNHTEEFDGLVIIRGGGSQIDLSVFDSYSISKIIALWPVPVITGIGHTRDISVVDQVVAIPMKTPTAVADYIIERMLIVYEKLNLAAHRFSVRIKKVLEKEHQLQQRLSYNLRHTLLEERGRRRDKQYKLFQSFQLKTTDILRRNDRQLDHLNIGIRSAAKHNIINKDHAISRFRHQLSTFCKIDLLKKEEEWKTFYKTLNSLVDNSINSNKTKLGYWEQIVRSYDPHKILKRGYAFVKKDGVLVSSTTELCPEDRIETVFHDFVLYSKVVEKK
- the xseB gene encoding exodeoxyribonuclease VII small subunit, yielding MVDNKSYKESIEEIKSILEKIENDEYDVDVLVEKVKYVSNLIKHCKSKLKQSETEIDNILSSIEME
- a CDS encoding DUF4907 domain-containing protein: MKQRRKLIIVLLLATIISIVVGKKIINKQDDTLHNISVKVEKVEGGYGYKIMIDDHCYIEQPYIPAIPGRQPFESYDDALNAGTLVAKKISENKSPSLNINELKQLNIIK
- a CDS encoding galactose oxidase encodes the protein MKRMKIANLKWILGLIIVVGFASCNNDDDDLYGNWVRMSDFDGLARGNSVSFTIDNKAYVGLGFGDDDRNNDGYADGYLKDFWVYNPDKNNWTQIEDFPGVPRTGAVAFAANGSGYVGTGWDGDYRLNDFYKYDTNSGQWTQIGDFIGSARNSAVAFTIGSNGFVGTGYDGKDQKDFYKFDTQAQQWSQVASLGSDPNGGSGGSKRQGATAFVLNGLGYVLTGYSNGQAAKDVYAYDATNDAWIKKRDLDWDDNELENIAVMRKNAISFVMDGIAYVGLGYNSGIQNDIWMYNAAEDDWDEKEDFEGTPRENAVAFTLNNQGYIALGSNGSYDFDDIWKFQPWAEIESEDN